The Astatotilapia calliptera chromosome 14, fAstCal1.2, whole genome shotgun sequence genome includes a region encoding these proteins:
- the LOC113036746 gene encoding DCN1-like protein 5 isoform X2: MPVKKRKLPDADDHEQNCKITSKKCLAWFHKYAAPDKVFGPEAMEKFCEDIGVEPENIIMLVLAWHLEAANMGYFTKDEWLRGMTILQCDCTERLQSKLDYLRSELNDAATFKNIYRYAFDFARDKNQRSLDMDTAKLMLALLLGRSWPLFPVFSQFLEQSKYKGLNKDQWYNVLEFSRTINPDLSNYDEDGAWPVLLDEFVEWRRSWSAS; encoded by the exons ATGCCTgtgaagaagaggaagctgCCTGATGCAGATGATCATGAGCAGAACTGTAAAATTACGAG TAAGAAGTGCCTGGCCTGGTTCCACAAGTACGCTGCCCCCGACAAGGTGTTCGGCCCAGAGGCCATGGAGAAGTTCTGTGAGGACATCGGCGTGGAACCAGAGAAT ATTATCATGTTAGTTTTAGCGTGGCATCTAGAAGCAGCAAACATGGGGTACTTCACAAAAGACGAGTGGCTCAGGGGAATGACGATATTACA GTGTGACTGCACAGAGAGATTACAAAGTAAACTTGATTACCTGCGCAGTGAGCTCAACGATGCTGCGACCTTTAAAAATATCTACAGATACGCCTTTGACTTTGCCAGA GATAAGAACCAGAGGAGTTTGGACATGGACACGGCAAAATTAATGCTGGCTCTGCTGCTGGGAAGGTCATGGCCGCTCTTCCCAGTCTTCAGCCAGTTCCTGGAG CAGTCCAAGTACAAGGGATTGAATAAAGACCAGTGGTATAATGTTCTGGAGTTCAGCCGGACCATCAACCCAGACCTCAGTAACTACGATGAGGATGGAGCTT gGCCGGTGCTTCTAGACGAGTTCGTGGAATGGCGAAGAAGTTGGTCAGCTTCATAG
- the LOC113036746 gene encoding DCN1-like protein 5 isoform X1, translated as MPVKKRKLPDADDHEQNCKITSFTRPLIRGPRSINTDKPFSSKKCLAWFHKYAAPDKVFGPEAMEKFCEDIGVEPENIIMLVLAWHLEAANMGYFTKDEWLRGMTILQCDCTERLQSKLDYLRSELNDAATFKNIYRYAFDFARDKNQRSLDMDTAKLMLALLLGRSWPLFPVFSQFLEQSKYKGLNKDQWYNVLEFSRTINPDLSNYDEDGAWPVLLDEFVEWRRSWSAS; from the exons ATGCCTgtgaagaagaggaagctgCCTGATGCAGATGATCATGAGCAGAACTGTAAAATTACGAG TTTTACCCGACCTCTGATCCGCGGTCCGAGGTCAATCAACACTGACAAGCCCTTTTCCAGTAAGAAGTGCCTGGCCTGGTTCCACAAGTACGCTGCCCCCGACAAGGTGTTCGGCCCAGAGGCCATGGAGAAGTTCTGTGAGGACATCGGCGTGGAACCAGAGAAT ATTATCATGTTAGTTTTAGCGTGGCATCTAGAAGCAGCAAACATGGGGTACTTCACAAAAGACGAGTGGCTCAGGGGAATGACGATATTACA GTGTGACTGCACAGAGAGATTACAAAGTAAACTTGATTACCTGCGCAGTGAGCTCAACGATGCTGCGACCTTTAAAAATATCTACAGATACGCCTTTGACTTTGCCAGA GATAAGAACCAGAGGAGTTTGGACATGGACACGGCAAAATTAATGCTGGCTCTGCTGCTGGGAAGGTCATGGCCGCTCTTCCCAGTCTTCAGCCAGTTCCTGGAG CAGTCCAAGTACAAGGGATTGAATAAAGACCAGTGGTATAATGTTCTGGAGTTCAGCCGGACCATCAACCCAGACCTCAGTAACTACGATGAGGATGGAGCTT gGCCGGTGCTTCTAGACGAGTTCGTGGAATGGCGAAGAAGTTGGTCAGCTTCATAG